The proteins below are encoded in one region of Pan paniscus chromosome 4, NHGRI_mPanPan1-v2.0_pri, whole genome shotgun sequence:
- the LOC134730357 gene encoding uncharacterized protein LOC134730357, protein MCPSGWSRRRPCGGHRLGGQSPRNSEPCGFWKRSRAARSRRLQGAEGGAARGRERSRPSTQMLTLQNAPRVLEPWGSRRCSPETAAAGAGRSPAGATRVRSRPRTTRRPRPRRDSFSVPISQGAKEAEGAPDSLGSDPDPSLLQGGVLLPEKPRRSFGRPRDTRGHHLPLSGAPRGDFTQCPVSSRWDPPAPEGRPCPPEPQGRE, encoded by the coding sequence ATGTGCCCTTCGGGCTGGTCCAGGAGGAGGCCCTGCGGCGGCCACAGACTGGGGGGACAAAGCCCCAGGAACTCAGAACCTTGTGGGTTTTGGAAGAGGAGCCGTGCAGCACGGTCCCGACGCCTGCAGGGAGCTGAAGGGGGAGCCGCGCGAGGAAGGGAGCGCAGCAGACCCAGTACACAAATGCTGACCCTACAAAACGCACCGCGGGTTCTCGAGCCGTGGGGATCGCGGCGGTGCTCTCCAGAGACCGCAGCTGCAGGAGCTGGGCGGTCCCCGGCAGGTGCCACGAGGGTGCGATCTCGGCCGAGAACCACCAGGCGTCCACGTCCACGGAGGGACTCATTCTCCGTGCCCATCTCACAGGGAGCAAAGGAGGCGGAGGGAGCCCCGGACTCACTGGGTTCTGACCCAGACCCTTCTCTTCTGCAGGGTGGAGTCCTCCTCCCAGAGAAGCCCAGACGTTCGTTTGGGAGACCCAGGGACACTCGGGGCCATCAcctgcccctctctggggctcCCAGGGGAGACTTCACGCAGTGCCCAGTGTCCTCCCGCTGGGATCCTCCTGCCCCCGAGGGGCGCCCGTGTCCCCCAGAACCCCAAGGAAGAGAATGA